GGCGGGGGAACGCGGATCTCCAGCGCCCTCCTCCTGGCGGAGGAGATCCTCAAGGCCTACCCCGAGGCCTTCTACAACCGCTACCTCTACCACTTCTCCGACGGGGAAAACTGGCAGGGGGACACGCCCTTGGCCCTCGAGGCCCTGAAGCGCCTCCTCCCCTCCCTCGCCCTCTACGGGTACGCCCAGGTGGAGGGCCCCTACGGCCAGGGGCACTTCCTGGAGGAGGTGCGGGAGGCCCTGGGAGGGAGGGAGGGGGTCGCCCTCGCCGCGGTGCGGGGCCGGGGGGACCTGCCCGTGGCCTTGAGGCGGCTTCTCGGAGGTTGAAATGGAGCGGGAACTCGCCCACTGGGTGGAGCGCCTCAGGGAGCGGGCGGAGGCCGAGGGGCTTTCCTTTCCCCCCGTGGCCTTCCAGGAGGTGGGCCCCGAGGAGATGGCCATGCTCGCCGCCTACGGGGGCTTTCCCCGCCGCTACCCCCACTGGCGGTGGGGAAGCGAGTACCTGCGCTACCGGGAGACCTACCGCTACGGCCTCGCCCGCATCTACGAGCTCGTGGTGAACACCGTCCCCGTGCAGGCCTACCTCCTCAGGGGCAACACCCTCCTGGCCCAGAAGGTGGTCATCGCCCACGTCTACGCCCACGCCGACTTCTTCCAGAACAACCTCGCCTTCAAGCCCATCCCCAAGGACATGCTCGCGGAGATGGCCCACCACGCCGCCTACGTGGAGCGGGCCATGGAGCGGCACGGGGCGAGGAGCGTGGAGGAGTTCTTAGACCTCGCCCTTTCCCTGGAAAACCTCATTGACCCCCACGCTCCTTACATCCAGAGGCCCGCCCAGAAAGAGGAGGAGGCCCCCAAACGCCTCCCCGTGCGCCCCTACCTGGACCCCTACGTGAACCCGCCCCCCGCCTTCCCCAAGGAGGCAGAGGAGGGGGCAAGCCCCGAGCCCCTCCCCCCGAGGCCCACCCGGGACATCCTGGGCTTCCTGGCCCAGTACGCCCCCCTCGCCCCCTGGCAGAAGGGGATCCTGGAGATCGTCCGGGAGGAGAGCCTCTACTTCGCCCCCCAGGCCGCCACCAAGATCCTGAACGAGGGTTGGGCCACCTACTGGCACACCAAGCTCCTCCTCCCCCTCCTCACCCCGGAGGAGGCCCTGGAGTTCGCCGAGATGCAGGCAAACCTCCTCGCCCCCCACGGCCTGAACCCCTACCGCCTGGGCTACCACCTCCTTAAGGAGGTGGAGGAGCGGTGGGACAAGGGGCGCTTCGGCCCCGAGTACGAGGCCTTGCCCCTGGGGGAAAGGCTCCGCTACGAGCGGCCCACGGGGGAAGGCCGGAAGAAGCTCTTCCAGGTGCGCACCGTCTACACCGACCTCAACTTCCTGGAGGAGTTCCTCACCCCGGAGTTCGCCCTAAGGTGGGGCCTCTTTTCCCTCGAGGACCTGCCCCGCTTCGCAGAGGCCAAAAAGGCCCTCCTCTTCCGCCTCACCAACCTGGGCTACCCCATCGTGGAGCTCGTGGACGCCAACTACCAAAACCGCGGGGAACTTCTCCTCGCCCACGCCTACGAGGGGGTGGAGCTGGACCTGAGGAAGACCAAGGCGGTGCTGGAAAACCTCCACCGCCTCTGGGGCAGGCCCGTGCACCTCAAAACGGTGGTGGGCGGGAAGGAAACCCTTCTCTCCGCCCCCTAGCGGAGGACCCGGAGGTAGCCGAGGAGGAGGGCCTCGGAAAGCTCCCCCAGGTGCCGGGCCACGAGCCGCCCCTCCCGGTCAAAGAAGAAGGTGGTGGGAAGCCCCTGGACGCCCAAGGCCTGGGCAAGCCGGGTCTCGGGGTCCAGAAGAACCCACTCGGGAGAAAGGCCCCTTTCCTCCAAAAAGTTCTTCACCACCAGGGGGCCTTCCCCCTGGCTTACAAAGGCGAAGCGCACCTCCGGGTTCTCCTGGGCGAGGCGCACCATCATGGGAAGCTCCCTGCGGCAGGGCGGGCACCAGGTGGCCCAGGCGTTGAGGACCACCGGCTTTCCGCGGAAGCTTTCCAGGTTCACCTGCGTCCCGCCCAGGGTGGTGAGGGTAATGGCGGGAAGCCGGACCTCCCCCGCCCTTTCCTGGCGGGTGAAGAGGACCCCCACCACAAGCCCCGCCACCAGGGCCGCCCCCAAGGCGTAGCGCCAAAGGTGCTTGGGTAAGGTCATGAGCGTGTACCCTCCTCCGGCCAGAATACCCCACCAGGGGTCAAACCCTCCTTGCCAGACGTAAAGGACCGAAAGGGGGTCCCTGGCGTAGACGGAAGCGTTCTCCAGCACAAAGCCGAGCCTAGCCCCCAAAAGCCCCACCAGGATGGCCCCCTGGGCCCAGGGAGAAAGCCTCCGGTCCACCCGGCGGGCAAGGAGCTCCGCCACCCCCACCAGGGCGAGGAGGGCCAAGGCCACCTGCACCCTCACCCAGGGGATGGCCAGGGGGCCCACCTGAAGGGCGTCCATCACCGGACCAGGGGATACCCCGCCCGCGCTATGGCCAGCACCCCGCCCTCCACGTTGTAGAGGTTCGTGTAGCCCTTCCGCGCCAGGTACTCCGCCGCCATTCGGCTCCGGTTGCCGCTACGGCAGTAGAGGTAGACGGGCCGGTCCTTGGGGATCCGGTCCGCCCACCGGTCCACCTCCTCCACGGGAAGGTTAATGGCCCCGGGGACGTGGCCCTGGGCGAACTCCTCCGGGGTCCTCACGTCCACCACCACCGCCCCGGCGGCCAAGGCCTGGTAGAGCTCCTCGGGACCCACGTTCTTGTAGCCCCCCTTGGGGCCGCAGGCGGCGAGGAAGAGGAGGAGGGCGAGGGTCAACGAGGCCGCCTTGATCGGCGAAGCGACCCTGGGGCCGAAGAGGGCGCGGCGGGTCATGCTAGGCCTTCACCCCCACGGCCTTCCGGATGGCCTGGAGGAACTGGGAGAGGGGCTGGGCCCCGAGGACGCGCTCCTTGCCGTGGTTGATGACGGTGTCCGGCACGCCGTGGATGTGGTAGCGGTCGGAGAGGGCGGGGAACTCGTTGGCCTCAATCATCTCGCCCCACACCTTGGGGGAGGCGTAGGCCAGGCGGTGGGCGGTGCGCACCGCCTGCGGGCAGTAGGGGCAGGTGGGGGTGACGAAGACCTGGAGGACCACCTCCTCGGGGAGGTCGTTGAGCTCCCGGACCACGTTCTCGGGGAGGCCGTGCCCGTCCCGGCCCAGCATCTCAATGTCCTCCAGGAGGCTTGCGAACTCGTAGCCCGCGGGGATTCCCCGGTAGCGGAGGTTGATGGCCTCCGAGCCCTTCTCGCGAAGGATAAGGGTGGGCGCGGCCTCCACCTTGTAGGCCTCGGCCTTCTCCTTCCCCTCGGGGGTGGCCAGGTCGTAAACCACCAGGTGGAGCTTGTCGGAGAGGGCGGAAAGCTCCTCCAAAAGCTGCTTCGTCTCCTTGCAGTAGAGGCAGGGCTCCTTCCCCGGGACGATCAAGGTAGAGGAGTCGGTGAAGAGGACCATCTCCACGTCCCGGGTGAGGTTGGCAAGCCTTTCCCGCACGATCTCTTGTTCTTTAGGTCCCAAAAGCGCCATGTTCACCTCCGGAATACCCCGGTAGGGGTACGTCCAGGCCCTGACTATATCAGATGAAGAGCCCCGAGGAAAGAGCGCACTTTCACGTTCCCGCGGCTTGACACCATTACCCCCCATGGGTATACTTGCCCCCGAGGAGGGGCAAAGGTCCCTCACCGGAGGTGAAGCCATGATCTTTCGCCAGATCTACGAGGAAGGCCTCGCGCAGATGAGCTACCTCCTGGGCTGCGCCGCCACCGGGGAGGCCTTGGTGGTGGACCCCAGGCGGGACGTGGACGTGTACCTGGAGCTCGCCCAGTCCCTGGGCCTCCGCATCACGGCCATCGCCGAGACCCACATCCACGCCGACTACCTCTCGGGGGCGAGGGAGCTCGCCCGGGTCACGGGGGCCACCCTGTACCTCTCCGACGAGGGGGACGAGAACTGGAAGTACAAGGGCCTGGAAGGCTTCCCCCACGTCCTCCTCAAGGACGGGGACGAGTTTAGGGTGGGGAACATCCGCGTCCGGGCGGTCCACACCCCGGGCCACACCCCCGAGCACCTCTCCTTCCTGGTGGCGGACGGGGCGGTGACGGAGGAGCCCCTCCTCTTCCTCACCGGGGACTTCGTCTTCGTGGGGGACGTGGGCCGGCCGGACCTTTTGGAAGAGGCGGCGGGGATCAAGGGCACGGCGGAGCCTGGGGCGAGGCGGATGTTCCGTAGCCTCAAGGAAAAGTTCCTCACCCTTCCCGACCACGTCCAGGTCTGGCCCGGCCACGGGGCGGGCTCCGCCTGCGGCAAGGCCCTTGGGGCCCTTCCCGCCACCACCGTGGGGTACGAGCGCCGCCACGCCTGGTG
This region of Thermus thermophilus genomic DNA includes:
- a CDS encoding SpoVR family protein, producing the protein MERELAHWVERLRERAEAEGLSFPPVAFQEVGPEEMAMLAAYGGFPRRYPHWRWGSEYLRYRETYRYGLARIYELVVNTVPVQAYLLRGNTLLAQKVVIAHVYAHADFFQNNLAFKPIPKDMLAEMAHHAAYVERAMERHGARSVEEFLDLALSLENLIDPHAPYIQRPAQKEEEAPKRLPVRPYLDPYVNPPPAFPKEAEEGASPEPLPPRPTRDILGFLAQYAPLAPWQKGILEIVREESLYFAPQAATKILNEGWATYWHTKLLLPLLTPEEALEFAEMQANLLAPHGLNPYRLGYHLLKEVEERWDKGRFGPEYEALPLGERLRYERPTGEGRKKLFQVRTVYTDLNFLEEFLTPEFALRWGLFSLEDLPRFAEAKKALLFRLTNLGYPIVELVDANYQNRGELLLAHAYEGVELDLRKTKAVLENLHRLWGRPVHLKTVVGGKETLLSAP
- a CDS encoding TlpA disulfide reductase family protein gives rise to the protein MDALQVGPLAIPWVRVQVALALLALVGVAELLARRVDRRLSPWAQGAILVGLLGARLGFVLENASVYARDPLSVLYVWQGGFDPWWGILAGGGYTLMTLPKHLWRYALGAALVAGLVVGVLFTRQERAGEVRLPAITLTTLGGTQVNLESFRGKPVVLNAWATWCPPCRRELPMMVRLAQENPEVRFAFVSQGEGPLVVKNFLEERGLSPEWVLLDPETRLAQALGVQGLPTTFFFDREGRLVARHLGELSEALLLGYLRVLR
- a CDS encoding rhodanese-like domain-containing protein — protein: MTRRALFGPRVASPIKAASLTLALLLFLAACGPKGGYKNVGPEELYQALAAGAVVVDVRTPEEFAQGHVPGAINLPVEEVDRWADRIPKDRPVYLYCRSGNRSRMAAEYLARKGYTNLYNVEGGVLAIARAGYPLVR
- the pdo gene encoding protein disulfide oxidoreductase codes for the protein MALLGPKEQEIVRERLANLTRDVEMVLFTDSSTLIVPGKEPCLYCKETKQLLEELSALSDKLHLVVYDLATPEGKEKAEAYKVEAAPTLILREKGSEAINLRYRGIPAGYEFASLLEDIEMLGRDGHGLPENVVRELNDLPEEVVLQVFVTPTCPYCPQAVRTAHRLAYASPKVWGEMIEANEFPALSDRYHIHGVPDTVINHGKERVLGAQPLSQFLQAIRKAVGVKA